From Halobacterium sp. R2-5, the proteins below share one genomic window:
- a CDS encoding ORC1-type DNA replication protein yields the protein MSDDPEEGMLGWDESVFRDEHVFEIDYVPEAFEHRESQLQTLQYALRPAVRGNRPLNVMVRGPPGTGKTTAVQKLFGELGGQPGVRTVRVNCQVDSTRYAVFSRVFEEIFDYEPPSSGISFKKLFGQVAERIADEEEVLVVALDDVNYLFYEDEASDTLYSLLRAHETHSGAKVGVIVVSSDLELDVIENLDGRVQSVFRPEEAYFPSYDRGEITDILRNRVEVGFREDAVPTTVLDRVAELTDEAGDLRVGIDLLRRAGLHAESRASTTVELEDVEAVSEEAKHIHLSRSLRALSDTERALVETVADCDGEQAGDVYDAFNDRTGLGYTRYTEIVNKLDKLGLIDAEYEQLDGRGRSRTLRLTHDPEAVKEQL from the coding sequence CGAGTCCGTCTTCCGGGACGAGCACGTCTTCGAGATCGACTACGTCCCGGAGGCGTTCGAACACCGGGAGTCCCAGCTCCAGACGCTGCAGTACGCGCTCCGGCCGGCCGTCCGCGGGAATCGGCCGCTGAACGTGATGGTTCGGGGGCCGCCGGGCACGGGGAAGACGACGGCCGTCCAGAAGCTGTTCGGCGAGCTCGGCGGCCAGCCCGGGGTCCGCACGGTGCGCGTGAACTGCCAGGTCGACTCCACGCGGTACGCGGTCTTCTCGCGGGTCTTCGAGGAGATATTCGACTACGAGCCGCCCTCCTCGGGCATCTCGTTCAAGAAGCTGTTCGGGCAGGTCGCCGAGCGCATCGCCGACGAGGAGGAGGTGCTGGTGGTCGCGCTCGACGACGTGAACTACCTCTTCTACGAGGACGAGGCCTCCGACACGCTGTACTCGCTGCTGCGCGCCCACGAGACGCACTCGGGCGCGAAGGTCGGCGTCATCGTGGTGTCCTCGGACCTCGAACTGGACGTCATCGAGAACCTCGACGGCCGCGTGCAGTCGGTGTTCCGGCCGGAGGAGGCGTACTTCCCGTCGTACGACCGGGGCGAGATCACGGACATCCTGCGGAACCGCGTGGAGGTCGGGTTCCGGGAGGACGCGGTGCCGACGACGGTGCTGGACCGCGTCGCTGAGCTCACGGACGAGGCCGGCGACCTCCGCGTGGGCATCGACCTGCTGCGCCGCGCGGGCCTACACGCCGAGTCCCGCGCGAGCACCACCGTCGAACTGGAGGACGTCGAGGCGGTCTCCGAGGAGGCCAAGCACATCCACCTCTCGCGGAGCCTGCGCGCGCTCTCGGACACGGAGCGGGCGCTCGTGGAGACGGTCGCGGACTGCGACGGCGAGCAGGCCGGCGACGTCTACGACGCGTTCAACGACCGCACCGGCCTCGGGTACACGCGGTACACGGAGATCGTGAACAAGCTCGACAAGCTCGGGCTCATCGACGCGGAGTACGAGCAACTCGACGGCCGCGGCCGGTCGCGGACGCTCCGCCTCACGCACGACCCCGAGGCCGTCAAAGAACAGCTCTAG
- the rpiA gene encoding ribose-5-phosphate isomerase RpiA, with protein MKNTGGGDAAKRRAGEAAADDVEEGMVVGLGTGSTAAHAIRAVGERSLDVEGVPTSFQSRQLAIEAGIPLTTLEEASVDLAIDGADQVAGGDLVKGGGAAHAREKYVDASADRFVVVADPSKEVEALDYPVPVEVLPDARPVVAERVRGLGGKPELRAAERKDGPVVTDNGNLVLDCEFGSMQDPEALAASLSALPGVVEHGLFVGLADAVYVGTDGGVRVTDA; from the coding sequence ATGAAGAACACGGGCGGCGGCGACGCGGCGAAGCGGCGCGCGGGCGAGGCGGCGGCCGACGACGTCGAGGAAGGGATGGTCGTCGGGCTCGGCACCGGGAGCACGGCGGCGCACGCGATTCGCGCCGTCGGCGAGCGCAGCCTCGACGTCGAGGGCGTGCCGACGTCGTTCCAGTCGCGGCAGCTCGCCATCGAGGCGGGGATTCCGCTGACGACGCTGGAGGAGGCGTCCGTGGACCTCGCCATCGACGGCGCCGACCAGGTGGCGGGCGGCGACCTCGTGAAAGGCGGCGGCGCGGCCCACGCCCGCGAGAAGTACGTGGACGCGAGCGCGGACCGCTTCGTGGTGGTCGCGGACCCCAGCAAGGAGGTCGAGGCGCTGGACTACCCGGTTCCAGTCGAAGTGCTGCCGGACGCGCGGCCGGTGGTCGCCGAGCGCGTGCGCGGGCTCGGCGGGAAGCCCGAACTCCGTGCGGCCGAACGGAAGGATGGCCCCGTGGTGACGGACAACGGCAACCTCGTGCTGGACTGCGAGTTCGGCTCGATGCAGGACCCCGAGGCGCTAGCGGCGTCGCTGTCGGCGCTGCCGGGCGTCGTCGAGCACGGGCTGTTCGTCGGGCTGGCGGACGCGGTCTACGTCGGCACCGACGGCGGCGTGCGGGTCACGGACGCGTAG
- a CDS encoding DUF1931 family protein, whose product MADLIVKAAVKEELDDKNVASDFYEALDEEVSELLEDAAARAESNGRKTVQPRDL is encoded by the coding sequence ATGGCAGACCTCATCGTCAAGGCCGCTGTGAAGGAAGAACTCGACGACAAGAACGTTGCCTCCGACTTCTACGAGGCGCTCGACGAGGAAGTCTCGGAACTCCTCGAAGACGCGGCGGCTCGCGCCGAGTCCAACGGTCGGAAGACCGTCCAGCCGCGCGACCTGTAA
- a CDS encoding GIY-YIG nuclease family protein: protein MHYVYVLECSDGSYYTGYTTDVERRVAEHDAGDGAKYTRGRTPVTLQYVESYESKSAAMSREYELKQLSRPQKEALVAEQDDPWPR, encoded by the coding sequence GTGCACTACGTCTACGTGCTGGAGTGCAGCGACGGCTCCTACTACACTGGCTACACCACGGACGTCGAGCGCCGCGTCGCGGAACACGACGCCGGCGACGGCGCGAAGTATACGCGCGGCCGCACCCCGGTGACGCTCCAGTACGTCGAGTCCTACGAGTCGAAGTCCGCCGCGATGAGCCGCGAGTACGAACTCAAGCAGCTCTCCCGCCCGCAGAAGGAAGCGCTCGTCGCCGAGCAGGACGACCCGTGGCCGCGGTAG
- a CDS encoding NAD(P)H-dependent oxidoreductase translates to MGSPPLVVGVTGSRRDGSYTRQAIEHALAAAERAGADTDHVDLGSVDLPLYHPDRDDADSGDAEELLARVRAADGVVVGSPNYHSTFSSTLHNFHDYCGYDEYEDTVVGLVVVAGGGTIGSPLDHLRITMRGVHAEVVPEQVGIRNASRYFEDGALTDRSLAERVNGVAEAVVEAARRRDLADEAASPSADD, encoded by the coding sequence ATGGGTTCCCCGCCTCTCGTCGTCGGCGTTACGGGCAGCCGCCGCGACGGCAGCTACACCCGGCAGGCCATCGAGCACGCGCTCGCCGCCGCCGAACGCGCCGGCGCCGACACCGACCACGTCGACCTCGGGAGCGTCGACCTCCCGCTGTACCACCCCGACCGCGACGACGCGGACTCCGGCGACGCCGAGGAGTTGCTCGCCCGAGTACGGGCCGCGGACGGCGTCGTCGTCGGCTCCCCGAACTACCACAGCACGTTCTCCTCGACGCTCCACAACTTCCACGACTACTGCGGCTACGACGAGTACGAGGACACCGTCGTCGGCCTCGTCGTCGTCGCCGGCGGCGGCACCATCGGGTCGCCACTCGACCACCTGCGCATCACGATGCGCGGCGTCCACGCCGAGGTCGTCCCCGAGCAGGTCGGCATCCGGAACGCCTCCCGGTACTTCGAGGACGGCGCGCTCACCGACCGATCGCTCGCCGAGCGCGTGAACGGCGTCGCCGAAGCGGTCGTCGAGGCGGCGCGGCGGCGCGACCTCGCCGACGAGGCGGCGTCCCCGAGCGCGGACGACTGA
- a CDS encoding phosphoglucomutase/phosphomannomutase family protein, whose product MDAISFGTDGWRATLDVFTSERVRAVAQATADYLDSEGHVGETVAVGYDARETSSGFAEDIADVLAANGFDVLLPERDRPTPLVAHAIVERDLAGALVVTASHNPPEYNGVKFIPEDGAPALPEVTETIEANLREPVEGDERGEISEVDFVTPHAEHCRDLIDADLSGLTVVYDAMHGSGRGVTDELLEAAGAEVIRERCERDADFGGTPPEPDEANLQGLALAVDEHDADFGVANDGDADRVAVVTPERGVLDGNRFYALAYDYLLEDDSGPAVRTVSTTFLVDRLADAHGCEVVETPVGFKWVAAAMGEHDALFAGEESGGYTMRGHVREKDGVLMALLAAAAASERPIDERLDAITAEFGDIHQDKVSVDCPDDRKPAVLDELESRLPAEVAGVSVERVNDADGFKILLADGSWLLVRPSGTEPKMRVYAEADGPDRVEELLSAGRDLVEPLV is encoded by the coding sequence ATGGACGCCATCTCCTTCGGGACGGACGGCTGGCGCGCGACCCTGGACGTGTTCACGAGCGAGCGCGTCCGCGCGGTCGCGCAGGCCACCGCGGACTACCTCGACAGCGAGGGCCACGTGGGAGAGACGGTCGCGGTCGGCTACGACGCCCGCGAGACCTCGTCGGGGTTCGCCGAGGACATCGCGGACGTGCTCGCGGCGAACGGCTTCGACGTCCTGCTGCCCGAGCGGGACCGCCCGACGCCGCTGGTCGCGCACGCCATCGTCGAGCGCGACCTCGCGGGCGCGCTCGTGGTGACGGCCTCGCACAACCCCCCGGAGTACAACGGCGTGAAGTTCATCCCGGAGGACGGCGCGCCCGCGCTCCCCGAGGTGACGGAGACAATCGAGGCGAACCTCCGCGAGCCCGTGGAGGGCGACGAGCGCGGCGAAATCAGCGAGGTGGACTTCGTGACACCGCACGCCGAGCACTGCCGCGACCTGATAGACGCCGACCTCTCTGGGCTGACCGTGGTGTACGACGCGATGCACGGCAGCGGCCGCGGCGTCACGGACGAACTCCTCGAAGCCGCGGGCGCCGAGGTGATTCGCGAGCGCTGCGAGCGCGACGCGGACTTCGGCGGCACGCCCCCCGAGCCCGACGAGGCGAACCTCCAGGGGCTGGCGCTCGCCGTCGACGAGCACGACGCGGACTTCGGCGTCGCGAACGACGGTGACGCCGACCGCGTCGCCGTCGTCACCCCCGAGCGGGGCGTTCTCGACGGCAACCGGTTCTACGCGCTCGCGTACGACTACCTGCTGGAGGACGACTCCGGGCCCGCGGTTCGCACGGTGTCGACGACGTTCCTCGTGGACCGCCTCGCGGACGCCCACGGCTGCGAGGTCGTCGAGACCCCGGTCGGCTTCAAGTGGGTCGCGGCGGCGATGGGCGAACACGACGCGCTCTTCGCCGGCGAGGAGTCCGGCGGGTACACGATGCGTGGACACGTCCGCGAGAAGGACGGCGTGCTGATGGCGCTGCTGGCGGCCGCCGCGGCCAGCGAGCGCCCCATCGACGAGCGCCTCGACGCCATCACGGCGGAGTTCGGCGACATCCACCAGGACAAGGTGAGCGTCGACTGCCCGGACGACCGCAAGCCCGCGGTCCTCGACGAGCTCGAATCCCGGCTCCCCGCGGAAGTCGCCGGGGTGAGCGTCGAGCGCGTCAACGACGCGGACGGCTTCAAAATCCTCCTGGCGGACGGCTCGTGGCTGCTCGTCCGCCCCTCGGGCACGGAGCCGAAGATGCGGGTGTACGCTGAAGCCGACGGCCCCGACCGCGTCGAAGAACTGCTGTCGGCGGGCCGCGACCTCGTCGAGCCCCTAGTCTAA
- a CDS encoding GNAT family N-acetyltransferase: MPVEGPGDVLVRRASPRDHLGVMRVLDGANLELSAETAERRIDAGTAVVADHDNRIVGALVAVRRDDGAHVEAIAVRRRRRANGVGSALVEFAAEQWTPLTADFDPDVKPFYESLGFDCEKRGERYRGVLD, translated from the coding sequence GTGCCGGTCGAGGGTCCCGGGGACGTGCTCGTCCGGCGGGCGTCCCCCCGCGACCACCTCGGCGTGATGCGCGTCCTCGACGGCGCGAACCTGGAACTGAGCGCCGAGACCGCCGAGCGCCGCATCGACGCCGGCACCGCCGTCGTCGCCGACCACGACAACCGCATCGTCGGCGCGCTCGTCGCCGTCCGCCGTGACGACGGAGCGCACGTCGAGGCAATCGCGGTGCGGCGGCGCCGCCGCGCGAACGGCGTCGGCAGCGCGCTCGTGGAGTTCGCCGCGGAGCAGTGGACGCCGCTCACCGCGGACTTCGACCCGGACGTGAAGCCGTTCTACGAGTCGCTGGGCTTCGACTGCGAGAAGCGAGGGGAGCGCTACCGCGGCGTCTTAGACTAG
- a CDS encoding ubiquitin-like small modifier protein 2 has translation MRVTVEVVGEDTHEFDVTDETYADLLAEVDLSPHEVSVMVDGAPVPEDQPVDAEHVRVLRLIRGG, from the coding sequence ATGCGCGTGACCGTCGAGGTTGTCGGCGAGGACACCCACGAGTTCGACGTGACCGACGAGACGTACGCCGACCTCCTCGCGGAAGTCGACCTGAGCCCGCACGAGGTCTCCGTGATGGTCGACGGCGCGCCCGTCCCGGAGGACCAGCCGGTCGACGCCGAGCACGTGCGGGTGCTGCGGCTCATTCGGGGTGGGTAG
- a CDS encoding polymer-forming cytoskeletal protein, giving the protein MRSPALRRALAAVLVVALAVSTFAGVAAADERAGGTIVVEEGETVTNGLQATGGTVVVRGTVEGDLEAFAGSVEITESGTVTGDVGGAAGSIRIAGTVEEDVDVAGGSIVVTESGTVTGDVRAGAGSFTLAGTVDGTVRVGAGSVSLTPTASVGGDFVYDGEFTQAEGATVDGEIRHDPDLGSMHVSPLPSIANWLLTLYLLALTLFVGALLLVALPGVSATVADATANSPLHALGAGFLTLVGTPFVLVLLVFTIVGIPVALFGIFLYVLLLLLGFVWGSYAVGAWLLSLADRANRWVALFVGVLVVHLLGYIPVLGELVELVVLLFGIGGVAIAAYRHFQRRRRSDAAPAA; this is encoded by the coding sequence ATGCGCTCGCCCGCCCTCCGCCGCGCGCTCGCGGCCGTCCTCGTCGTCGCCCTCGCCGTCTCTACGTTCGCTGGCGTCGCCGCCGCCGACGAACGCGCCGGCGGCACCATCGTCGTCGAGGAAGGCGAAACCGTCACGAACGGCCTGCAGGCGACCGGCGGCACGGTCGTCGTCCGCGGGACCGTCGAAGGCGACCTCGAAGCGTTCGCCGGCTCCGTCGAAATCACTGAATCGGGTACCGTCACCGGCGACGTCGGCGGTGCCGCCGGGTCCATACGCATCGCCGGCACGGTCGAGGAGGACGTCGACGTCGCCGGGGGCAGTATCGTCGTTACCGAGTCCGGCACGGTCACCGGGGACGTCCGCGCCGGCGCCGGGTCGTTCACGCTCGCCGGCACCGTCGACGGCACGGTCCGGGTCGGCGCGGGCAGCGTCTCGCTGACGCCGACCGCGTCGGTCGGCGGGGACTTCGTCTACGACGGCGAGTTCACGCAGGCCGAGGGCGCCACCGTCGACGGCGAAATCCGCCACGACCCGGACCTCGGCTCGATGCACGTCTCCCCGCTGCCCAGCATCGCGAACTGGCTGCTGACGCTGTACCTCCTCGCGCTCACGCTGTTCGTCGGCGCGCTCCTGCTCGTCGCGCTCCCCGGCGTGTCCGCGACCGTCGCCGACGCCACCGCGAACTCGCCGCTGCACGCGCTCGGCGCCGGCTTCCTCACGCTCGTCGGGACGCCGTTCGTCCTCGTCCTCCTCGTGTTCACCATCGTCGGCATCCCCGTCGCGCTCTTCGGCATCTTCCTCTACGTCCTCCTGTTGTTGCTCGGGTTCGTCTGGGGGTCGTACGCCGTCGGCGCGTGGCTGCTCTCGCTCGCCGACCGCGCGAACCGCTGGGTCGCGCTGTTCGTCGGCGTGCTCGTCGTCCACCTCCTCGGCTACATTCCCGTGCTCGGCGAGCTCGTGGAGCTCGTCGTCCTCCTGTTCGGCATCGGCGGCGTCGCCATCGCGGCCTACCGACACTTCCAGCGTCGCCGCCGCAGTGACGCCGCGCCTGCCGCCTGA
- a CDS encoding replication factor C small subunit: MADAAGGRQEIWVEKYRPQSLEDIVGHPSITDRLESYVARDDLPHLLFAGPAGTGKTTASIAIAKEIYGDDWQDNFLELNASDERGIDVVRDRIKDFARTSFGGYDHRIIFLDEADALTDDAQSALRRTMEQFSDNTRFILSCNYSSKIIDPIQSRCAVFRFSPIDDDAVAAHLRDIAGREDLEYTEDGIDALVYAADGDMRRAINALQAASATGDVVDEETVFAITATARPEEIEDMVTEAIAGDFTAARSTLDDLISKRGLAGGDIIDQVHRSIWEFDVEEAAAVRLLDRLGEADYRIAEGANERVQLEALLASVALNARE, encoded by the coding sequence ATGGCAGACGCCGCGGGCGGCCGGCAGGAAATCTGGGTGGAGAAGTACCGACCGCAGAGCCTCGAGGACATCGTCGGGCACCCCTCCATCACGGACCGACTGGAGAGCTACGTCGCCCGCGACGACCTCCCGCACCTCCTGTTCGCGGGGCCCGCGGGCACCGGGAAGACGACCGCCAGCATCGCCATCGCGAAGGAGATCTACGGCGACGACTGGCAGGACAACTTCCTCGAACTGAACGCCAGCGACGAGCGCGGCATCGACGTCGTCCGCGACCGCATCAAGGACTTCGCGCGCACCTCCTTCGGCGGCTACGACCACCGCATCATCTTCCTCGACGAGGCCGACGCGCTCACCGACGACGCACAATCAGCGCTCCGCCGCACGATGGAGCAGTTCTCGGACAACACCCGCTTCATCCTCTCGTGTAACTACTCCTCGAAGATCATCGACCCGATCCAGTCGCGGTGTGCGGTGTTCCGGTTCTCGCCCATCGACGACGACGCGGTCGCCGCCCACCTCCGCGATATCGCGGGCCGCGAGGACCTCGAATACACGGAGGACGGCATCGACGCGCTCGTGTACGCCGCGGACGGCGACATGCGCCGCGCCATCAACGCCCTGCAGGCGGCCTCCGCGACGGGCGACGTCGTCGACGAGGAGACCGTCTTCGCCATCACGGCGACCGCCCGCCCCGAGGAGATCGAGGACATGGTGACGGAGGCCATCGCGGGCGACTTCACGGCCGCGCGCTCGACGCTCGACGACCTCATCTCGAAGCGCGGGCTCGCCGGCGGCGACATCATCGACCAAGTACATCGCTCCATCTGGGAGTTCGACGTCGAGGAGGCGGCCGCCGTCCGGCTGCTCGACCGCCTCGGCGAGGCCGACTACCGCATCGCGGAGGGCGCCAACGAGCGCGTCCAGCTCGAAGCGCTGCTCGCGTCGGTGGCGCTGAACGCGCGGGAGTAG
- a CDS encoding TspO/MBR family protein, translating into MDLSRDDLPGVALAVVVCNAVGASPALVTATGSGTWYDTLVQPAFAPPSWVFGPVWTALFTLLGVAVYLVLRDGRGRRRKLAFGLFLAQYVLNVAWTLVFFGDQNIAGGLAVIAALLALIAATLAAFWRVRPAAGALLVPYLAWVAFASYLNYAYWALN; encoded by the coding sequence ATGGACCTCTCGCGGGACGACCTCCCGGGCGTCGCGCTCGCCGTCGTCGTCTGTAACGCCGTCGGCGCCTCCCCCGCGCTCGTCACCGCCACCGGCAGCGGCACGTGGTACGACACGCTCGTCCAGCCGGCGTTCGCGCCGCCGAGCTGGGTGTTCGGGCCGGTGTGGACGGCGCTGTTCACGCTGCTCGGCGTCGCCGTCTACCTCGTGCTCCGCGACGGCCGCGGCCGCCGGCGGAAACTGGCGTTCGGGCTGTTCCTCGCGCAGTACGTGCTCAACGTCGCGTGGACGCTCGTCTTCTTCGGCGACCAGAACATCGCGGGCGGGCTCGCCGTCATCGCCGCGCTGCTCGCGCTCATCGCCGCCACGCTCGCGGCGTTCTGGCGCGTGCGGCCCGCAGCCGGCGCGCTGCTCGTCCCGTACCTCGCGTGGGTGGCGTTCGCGTCGTACCTGAACTACGCGTACTGGGCGCTGAACTAG
- a CDS encoding glutathione S-transferase family protein, with product MGRMVDGEWRTEAEMIDHGEGGEFEREETSFRDWVGEDFPAESGRYHLYVSYACPWAHRTLVTRKLKGLDDAVSVSVVDPVRYDQGWEFDADKPGATPDHLFGSDYLREVYAQADPEYTGRVTVPVLYDTEADTIVNNESEEIMRMLDVAFDDYAERDVDLYPEGYQEDVDRLVDDIYDPINNGVYRAGFADTQEAYDDAVSDLFEALDHYDDVLADQRYLAGDVLTEADVAMFTTLYRFDEVYHTHFKCNRKRIVDYDNLWPYLRELCQLGAAGPSEGAPNERTGSEATRESSVVEDTLNMDHVKQHYYRSHDHLNPKRLVPVGPGPDFFAPHDRDELPGGPPEALRE from the coding sequence ATGGGACGCATGGTCGACGGCGAGTGGCGAACCGAGGCGGAGATGATAGACCACGGCGAGGGCGGCGAGTTCGAGCGCGAGGAGACGTCGTTCCGCGACTGGGTCGGCGAGGACTTCCCCGCCGAATCCGGGCGCTACCACCTCTACGTCTCCTACGCGTGCCCGTGGGCGCACCGCACGCTCGTCACGCGCAAGCTCAAGGGACTCGACGACGCCGTCTCCGTGAGCGTCGTCGACCCCGTGCGCTACGACCAGGGCTGGGAGTTCGACGCTGACAAGCCCGGCGCCACCCCCGACCACCTCTTCGGCTCCGACTACCTCCGCGAGGTGTACGCCCAAGCGGACCCCGAGTACACGGGCCGCGTCACGGTACCGGTGCTGTACGACACGGAGGCCGACACGATCGTCAACAACGAGAGCGAGGAGATCATGCGGATGCTCGACGTGGCGTTCGACGACTACGCCGAGCGCGACGTCGACCTCTACCCCGAGGGCTACCAAGAAGACGTCGACCGACTCGTCGACGACATCTACGACCCCATCAACAACGGCGTCTACCGCGCCGGCTTCGCGGACACCCAGGAAGCCTACGACGACGCCGTCTCCGACCTCTTCGAGGCGCTCGACCACTACGACGACGTGCTCGCCGACCAGCGCTACCTCGCGGGCGACGTGCTCACGGAGGCTGACGTCGCGATGTTCACCACGCTGTACCGCTTCGACGAGGTCTACCACACGCACTTCAAGTGCAACCGCAAGCGCATCGTCGACTACGACAACCTCTGGCCGTACCTCCGCGAACTCTGCCAGCTGGGCGCCGCCGGACCAAGTGAGGGGGCGCCGAACGAACGAACGGGGAGCGAAGCGACCCGTGAGTCGTCGGTCGTCGAGGACACCCTCAACATGGACCACGTCAAGCAGCACTACTACCGCAGCCACGACCACCTCAACCCCAAGCGGCTCGTGCCCGTCGGCCCCGGCCCCGACTTCTTCGCGCCCCACGACCGGGACGAACTCCCGGGCGGCCCGCCCGAAGCGCTCCGGGAGTAG